A portion of the Pan troglodytes isolate AG18354 chromosome 10, NHGRI_mPanTro3-v2.0_pri, whole genome shotgun sequence genome contains these proteins:
- the TAMALIN gene encoding protein TAMALIN isoform X1 produces the protein MTLRRLRKLQQKEEAAATPDPAARTPDSEVAPAAPVPTPGPPAAAATPGPPADELYAALEDYHPAELYRALAVSGGTLPRRKGSGFRWKNLSQSPEQQRKVLTLEKEDNQTFGFEIQTYGLHHREEQRVEMVTFVCRVHESSPAQLAGLTPGDTIASVNGLNVEGIRHREIVDIIKASGNVLRLETLYGTSIRKAELEARLQYLKQTLYEKWGEYRSLMVQEQRLVHGLVVKDPSIYDTLESVRSCLYGAGLLPGSLPFGPLLAVPGRPRGGARRARGDADDAVYHTCFFGDSEPPALPPPPPPARAFGPGPAETPAVGLGPGPRAALSRSASVRCAGPGGGGGGGAPGALWTEAREQALCGPGLRKTKYRSFRRRLLKFIPGLNRSLEEEESQL, from the exons ATGACCCTCCGCCGACTCAGGAAGCTGCAGCAGAAGGAGGAGGCGGCGGCCACCCCGGACCCCGCCGCCCGGACTCCCGACTCGGAAGTCGCGCCCGCCGCTCCGGTCCCGACCCCGGGACCCCCTGCCGCAGCCGCCACCCCTGGGCCCCCAGCGGACGAGCTGTACGCGGCGCTGGAGGACTATCACCCTGCCGAGCTGTACCGCGCGCTCGCCGTGTCCGGGGGCACCCTGCCCCGCCGAAAG GGCTCAGGATTCCGCTGGAAGAATCTCAGCCAGAGTCCTGAACAGCAGCG GAAAGTGCTGACGTTGGAGAAGGAGGATAACCAGACCTTCGGCTTTGAGATCCAG ACTTATGGCCTTCACCACCGGGAGGAGCAGCGTGTGGAAATGGTGACCTTTGTCTGCCGAGTTCATGAGTCTAGCCCTGCCCAGCTGGCTGGGCTCACACCAG GGGACACCATCGCCAGCGTCAATGGCCTGAATGTGGAAGGCATCCGGCATCGAGAGATTGTGGACATCATTAAGGCGTCAGGCAATGTTCTCAG ACTGGAAACTCTATATGGGACATCAATTCGGAAGGCAGAACTGGAGGCTCGTCTGCAGTACCTGAAG CAAACCCTGTATGAGAAGTGGGGAGAGTACAGGTCCCTAATGGTGCAGGAGCAGCGGCTGGTGCATG gcctggtggtgaaggACCCCAGCATCTACGACACGCTGGAGTCGGTGCGCTCCTGCCTCTACGGCGCGGGCCTGCTCCCGGGCTCGCTGCCCTTCGGGCCTCTGCTCGCCGTGCCCGGGCGTCCCCGCGGAGGCGCCCGACGGGCCAGGGGCGACGCCGACGACGCCGTCTACCACACGTGCTTCTTCGGGGACTCCGAGCCGCCGGCGCtgccgcccccgccgcccccgGCCCGCGCCTTCGGCCCGGGCCCCGCCGAGACCCCTGCCGTGGGGCTGGGCCCTGGGCCGCGGGCCGCGCTGAGCCGCAGCGCCAGTGTGCGGTGCGCGGGCCCTGGCGGGGGCGGAGGCGGGGGCGCGCCGGGCGCGCTCTGGACTGAGGCTCGCGAGCAGGCCCTATGCGGCCCCGGCCTGCGCAAAACCAAGTACCGCAGCTTCCGCCGGCGGCTGCTCAAGTTCATCCCCGGACTCAACcgctccctggaggaggaggagagccaGCTGTAG
- the TAMALIN gene encoding protein TAMALIN isoform X2, with protein MGRRGGDHFRIMISPPAASVETSKGLEVHGSGTQEDGCVPAVPGMKGSGFRWKNLSQSPEQQRKVLTLEKEDNQTFGFEIQTYGLHHREEQRVEMVTFVCRVHESSPAQLAGLTPGDTIASVNGLNVEGIRHREIVDIIKASGNVLRLETLYGTSIRKAELEARLQYLKQTLYEKWGEYRSLMVQEQRLVHGLVVKDPSIYDTLESVRSCLYGAGLLPGSLPFGPLLAVPGRPRGGARRARGDADDAVYHTCFFGDSEPPALPPPPPPARAFGPGPAETPAVGLGPGPRAALSRSASVRCAGPGGGGGGGAPGALWTEAREQALCGPGLRKTKYRSFRRRLLKFIPGLNRSLEEEESQL; from the exons ATGGGCCGTAGGGGTGGAGACCATTTTAGAATAATGATCTCCCCACCTGCTGCCAGTGTGGAAACCAGCAAGGGCTTAGAGGTTCATGGATCTGGAACCCAGGAGGATGGTTGTGTCCCTGCAGTCCCAGGTATGAAG GGCTCAGGATTCCGCTGGAAGAATCTCAGCCAGAGTCCTGAACAGCAGCG GAAAGTGCTGACGTTGGAGAAGGAGGATAACCAGACCTTCGGCTTTGAGATCCAG ACTTATGGCCTTCACCACCGGGAGGAGCAGCGTGTGGAAATGGTGACCTTTGTCTGCCGAGTTCATGAGTCTAGCCCTGCCCAGCTGGCTGGGCTCACACCAG GGGACACCATCGCCAGCGTCAATGGCCTGAATGTGGAAGGCATCCGGCATCGAGAGATTGTGGACATCATTAAGGCGTCAGGCAATGTTCTCAG ACTGGAAACTCTATATGGGACATCAATTCGGAAGGCAGAACTGGAGGCTCGTCTGCAGTACCTGAAG CAAACCCTGTATGAGAAGTGGGGAGAGTACAGGTCCCTAATGGTGCAGGAGCAGCGGCTGGTGCATG gcctggtggtgaaggACCCCAGCATCTACGACACGCTGGAGTCGGTGCGCTCCTGCCTCTACGGCGCGGGCCTGCTCCCGGGCTCGCTGCCCTTCGGGCCTCTGCTCGCCGTGCCCGGGCGTCCCCGCGGAGGCGCCCGACGGGCCAGGGGCGACGCCGACGACGCCGTCTACCACACGTGCTTCTTCGGGGACTCCGAGCCGCCGGCGCtgccgcccccgccgcccccgGCCCGCGCCTTCGGCCCGGGCCCCGCCGAGACCCCTGCCGTGGGGCTGGGCCCTGGGCCGCGGGCCGCGCTGAGCCGCAGCGCCAGTGTGCGGTGCGCGGGCCCTGGCGGGGGCGGAGGCGGGGGCGCGCCGGGCGCGCTCTGGACTGAGGCTCGCGAGCAGGCCCTATGCGGCCCCGGCCTGCGCAAAACCAAGTACCGCAGCTTCCGCCGGCGGCTGCTCAAGTTCATCCCCGGACTCAACcgctccctggaggaggaggagagccaGCTGTAG
- the TAMALIN gene encoding protein TAMALIN isoform X3: MWSWEGADRKWVAVSRVASQCLLKDSPALPAPSDHLTAQGSGFRWKNLSQSPEQQRKVLTLEKEDNQTFGFEIQTYGLHHREEQRVEMVTFVCRVHESSPAQLAGLTPGDTIASVNGLNVEGIRHREIVDIIKASGNVLRLETLYGTSIRKAELEARLQYLKQTLYEKWGEYRSLMVQEQRLVHGLVVKDPSIYDTLESVRSCLYGAGLLPGSLPFGPLLAVPGRPRGGARRARGDADDAVYHTCFFGDSEPPALPPPPPPARAFGPGPAETPAVGLGPGPRAALSRSASVRCAGPGGGGGGGAPGALWTEAREQALCGPGLRKTKYRSFRRRLLKFIPGLNRSLEEEESQL; this comes from the exons ATGTGGAGCTGGGAAGGGGCAGACAGGAAGTGGGTCGCTGTGTCCAGGGTAGCCTCTCAGTGTCTGCTCAAGGACAGTCCCGCCTTACCTGCTCCTTCTGACCATCTTACTGCCCAGGGCTCAGGATTCCGCTGGAAGAATCTCAGCCAGAGTCCTGAACAGCAGCG GAAAGTGCTGACGTTGGAGAAGGAGGATAACCAGACCTTCGGCTTTGAGATCCAG ACTTATGGCCTTCACCACCGGGAGGAGCAGCGTGTGGAAATGGTGACCTTTGTCTGCCGAGTTCATGAGTCTAGCCCTGCCCAGCTGGCTGGGCTCACACCAG GGGACACCATCGCCAGCGTCAATGGCCTGAATGTGGAAGGCATCCGGCATCGAGAGATTGTGGACATCATTAAGGCGTCAGGCAATGTTCTCAG ACTGGAAACTCTATATGGGACATCAATTCGGAAGGCAGAACTGGAGGCTCGTCTGCAGTACCTGAAG CAAACCCTGTATGAGAAGTGGGGAGAGTACAGGTCCCTAATGGTGCAGGAGCAGCGGCTGGTGCATG gcctggtggtgaaggACCCCAGCATCTACGACACGCTGGAGTCGGTGCGCTCCTGCCTCTACGGCGCGGGCCTGCTCCCGGGCTCGCTGCCCTTCGGGCCTCTGCTCGCCGTGCCCGGGCGTCCCCGCGGAGGCGCCCGACGGGCCAGGGGCGACGCCGACGACGCCGTCTACCACACGTGCTTCTTCGGGGACTCCGAGCCGCCGGCGCtgccgcccccgccgcccccgGCCCGCGCCTTCGGCCCGGGCCCCGCCGAGACCCCTGCCGTGGGGCTGGGCCCTGGGCCGCGGGCCGCGCTGAGCCGCAGCGCCAGTGTGCGGTGCGCGGGCCCTGGCGGGGGCGGAGGCGGGGGCGCGCCGGGCGCGCTCTGGACTGAGGCTCGCGAGCAGGCCCTATGCGGCCCCGGCCTGCGCAAAACCAAGTACCGCAGCTTCCGCCGGCGGCTGCTCAAGTTCATCCCCGGACTCAACcgctccctggaggaggaggagagccaGCTGTAG
- the TAMALIN gene encoding protein TAMALIN isoform X4: protein MTLLPSKGGDTIASVNGLNVEGIRHREIVDIIKASGNVLRLETLYGTSIRKAELEARLQYLKQTLYEKWGEYRSLMVQEQRLVHGLVVKDPSIYDTLESVRSCLYGAGLLPGSLPFGPLLAVPGRPRGGARRARGDADDAVYHTCFFGDSEPPALPPPPPPARAFGPGPAETPAVGLGPGPRAALSRSASVRCAGPGGGGGGGAPGALWTEAREQALCGPGLRKTKYRSFRRRLLKFIPGLNRSLEEEESQL, encoded by the exons ATGACCTTACTCCCAAGCAAAGGGG GGGACACCATCGCCAGCGTCAATGGCCTGAATGTGGAAGGCATCCGGCATCGAGAGATTGTGGACATCATTAAGGCGTCAGGCAATGTTCTCAG ACTGGAAACTCTATATGGGACATCAATTCGGAAGGCAGAACTGGAGGCTCGTCTGCAGTACCTGAAG CAAACCCTGTATGAGAAGTGGGGAGAGTACAGGTCCCTAATGGTGCAGGAGCAGCGGCTGGTGCATG gcctggtggtgaaggACCCCAGCATCTACGACACGCTGGAGTCGGTGCGCTCCTGCCTCTACGGCGCGGGCCTGCTCCCGGGCTCGCTGCCCTTCGGGCCTCTGCTCGCCGTGCCCGGGCGTCCCCGCGGAGGCGCCCGACGGGCCAGGGGCGACGCCGACGACGCCGTCTACCACACGTGCTTCTTCGGGGACTCCGAGCCGCCGGCGCtgccgcccccgccgcccccgGCCCGCGCCTTCGGCCCGGGCCCCGCCGAGACCCCTGCCGTGGGGCTGGGCCCTGGGCCGCGGGCCGCGCTGAGCCGCAGCGCCAGTGTGCGGTGCGCGGGCCCTGGCGGGGGCGGAGGCGGGGGCGCGCCGGGCGCGCTCTGGACTGAGGCTCGCGAGCAGGCCCTATGCGGCCCCGGCCTGCGCAAAACCAAGTACCGCAGCTTCCGCCGGCGGCTGCTCAAGTTCATCCCCGGACTCAACcgctccctggaggaggaggagagccaGCTGTAG